From Perognathus longimembris pacificus isolate PPM17 chromosome 4, ASM2315922v1, whole genome shotgun sequence, one genomic window encodes:
- the LOC125350136 gene encoding olfactory receptor 6B2 — MRGENVTRVSTFILLGFPTGPRLQLLLFLLFLLIYLFVLVENLAIILTVWSSASLHRPMYYFLGSLSFLEIWYVCDILPKMLDGLLLQRKRISFVGCMTQLYFFSSLVCTECVLLASMAYDRYVAICHPLRYQVIMTTGLCVQLVAFSFASGFTISVIKVYFISSATFCGSNVLNHFFCDISPILKLACTDFSTAELVDFILAFMILVFPLVATILSYGHITLAVLRIPSATGRWRAFSTCASHLTVVTIFYMAMIFMYVRPQAIDSRSSNKLISAVYTVLTPVINPLIYCLRNTEFKDALRKVLGLGATPH, encoded by the coding sequence ATGAGGGGGGAGAATGTCACCAGGGTCAGCACCTTCATCCTGCTGGGCTTCCCCACCGGCCCCCGGCTGcagctccttctcttcctcctcttcctgctcatcTACCTCTTCGTGCTGGTGGAGAACCTGGCCATCATCCTCACTGTCTGGAGCAGCGCCTCCCTCCACAGGCCCATGTACTACTTCCTGGGCTCCTTGTCTTTCCTAGAGATCTGGTACGTGTGCGACATCCTCCCCAAGATGCTGGACGGCCTCCTCCTGCAGCGCAAGCGCATTTCCTTTGTGGGTTGCATGACCCAGCTCTACTTCTTCAGCTCCCTGGTGTGCACCGAGTGTGTGCTCCTGGCCTCCATGGCCTACGACCGCTACGTGGCCATCTGCCACCCCCTGCGCTACCAGGTCATCATGACCACGGGGCTGTGCGTCCAGCTGGTGGCCTTCTCCTTCGCCAGTGGCTTCACCATCTCCGTGATCAAGGTCTACTTCATCTCCAGCGCCACGTTCTGTGGCTCCAACGTCCTGAACCACTTCTTCTGTGACATCTCGCCCATCCTCAAGCTGGCCTGCACAGACTTCTCCACGGCGGAGCTGGTGGACTTCATCCTGGCCTTCATGATCCTGGTGTTCCCGCTGGTGGCCACCATCCTCTCCTACGGACACATCACCCTGGCCGTGCTGCGGATCCCCTCGGCCACCGGCCGCTGGAGAGCCTTCTCCACCTGCGCCTCCCACCTCACCGTCGTCACCATCTTCTACATGGCGATGATCTTCATGTACGTCCGGCCCCAGGCCATCGACTCCCGCAGCTCCAACAAGCTCATCTCTGCGGTATACACCGTCCTCACGCCCGTGATCAACCCCCTGATCTACTGCCTGAGGAACACAGAGTTCAAGGATGCCTTGCGGAAGGTTCTGGGCTTGGGTGCCACTCCGCACTAG
- the Ndufa10 gene encoding NADH dehydrogenase [ubiquinone] 1 alpha subcomplex subunit 10, mitochondrial isoform X2 yields MALRLLRLVPVRAPARGPAARLQRVGQIHTSVQCKLRYGHLAFLLGDKTSKKLTEYSRVITVDGNICSGKGKLAKDIADILGMKHFPEAGVHYLDHTTGDGKPLDTEMTGSCSLEKFYDDPRSTDGNSYRLQSWLYTNRLLQYADALEHLLSTGQGVVLERSIYSDFVFLEAMYKQGFIRKECVDHYYEVKNLTMREYLPPHLVIYIDVPVPEIQRRIQEKGDPHEMKITTAYLQDIENAYKNTFLPEMSGKCEVLQYSTREVESAQKVVNDIEYLNYDKGPWLEMDNLAFHNLRMLCQAAGMHLGTTPKWATSGSG; encoded by the exons ATGGCCTTGAGGCTCCTGAGGCTGGTCCCGGTGCGGGCGCCGGCGCGCGGGCCCGCGGCTCGCCTCCAGCGCGTG GGACAGATTCATACCAGCGTGCAGTGCAAGCTGCGGTATGGACATTTGGCCTTCTTACTTGGTGACAAGACAAGCAAAAAACTGACAGAATACAGCAGGGTGATCACTGTGGACGGCAACATATGCTCGGGGAAAGGCAAGCTTGCGAAGGACATCGCAGACATCCTGG GGATGAAGCACTTCCCCGAAGCAGGGGTACATTATTTGGACCACACCACAGGGGACGGAAAGCCCCTAGACACGGAAATGACCGGCAGCTGTAGCCTGGAGAAATTTTATGATGACCCGAGAAGCACTGATGGCAACAGCTACCGTCTGCAGTCCTGGCTGTACACCAACCGCCTCCTGCAGTACGCAGACGCCCTGGAGCACCTGTTGAGCACAG GACAAGGTGTAGTCTTAGAGCGCTCCATCTACAGCGACTTTGTCTTCCTGGAGGCGATGTACAAGCAGGGTTTCATCAGAAAGGAGT GTGTGGACCACTACTATGAGGTGAAAAACCTCACCATGCGCGAgtacctccctccccacctggtGATCTACATCGACGTGCCTGTGCCAGAGATCCAGAGGCGGATCCAGGAGAAGGGGGAT cCCCATGAAATGAAGATCACCACTGCCTATCTCCAGGACATCGAGAACGCCTATAAGAACACCTTTCTCCCGGAGATGAG TGGGAAATGTGAGGTTTTACAGTACAGCACAAGGGAAGTTGAAAGCGCACAGAAG GTGGTAAATGACATTGAATACCTCAACTATGACAAAGGCCCTTGGCTGGAGATGGATAACCTCGCCTTCCACAATCTGCGGATGCT